From Pelotomaculum schinkii, the proteins below share one genomic window:
- a CDS encoding YjcQ family protein gives MELDAKQKVLLAIYTEYQKDLPDMEREISFKNLDLDNKIFRIAIDKLQNEQMINGATIIRGGNSHIPLHVNVGDIKMTRQGIDFVEQKLQIDRTLTGVEKVKVISQNATKWGWEQLKDLAAKVLSEMLK, from the coding sequence ATGGAACTAGATGCAAAACAAAAGGTTTTACTTGCTATATATACTGAATATCAAAAAGATTTACCAGATATGGAAAGGGAAATAAGTTTTAAAAACCTTGATTTGGATAATAAGATTTTTAGAATTGCTATTGATAAATTACAAAATGAACAGATGATAAACGGTGCTACGATAATTCGAGGTGGCAATAGTCATATTCCATTACATGTAAATGTTGGAGATATAAAAATGACAAGGCAGGGTATTGATTTTGTTGAACAAAAACTCCAAATAGATAGAACGCTAACGGGAGTAGAAAAAGTTAAAGTAATAAGCCAAAATGCCACTAAATGGGGATGGGAACAGTTGAAAGACCTAGCAGCAAAAGTACTAAGTGAGATGCTAAAATAA
- a CDS encoding helix-turn-helix domain-containing protein, with amino-acid sequence MEGDFITIGELCEWLKISRRTTERWRKEGLPFIKQGRLVRFDKQVVVEWLKSKEVKN; translated from the coding sequence ATGGAAGGGGATTTTATTACCATAGGCGAGCTTTGTGAATGGTTAAAAATTAGTAGACGCACAACAGAGCGATGGCGAAAAGAAGGCTTGCCTTTTATCAAACAGGGACGTTTAGTCAGGTTTGATAAACAAGTAGTAGTTGAGTGGTTAAAGTCAAAGGAAGTTAAAAATTAA
- a CDS encoding excisionase family DNA-binding protein produces the protein MTRIGEQLKEDALNAIRPVLPRATMNARDSAAYIGCSYWKFLEGVKAKRIPHLKVGNRILCRRETLDAWMASQETASISNDDDKAGYGTLRKLR, from the coding sequence ATGACCAGAATAGGGGAACAGCTTAAAGAAGATGCCCTAAACGCTATTAGGCCAGTTCTGCCGCGTGCAACGATGAATGCAAGGGACAGCGCCGCCTATATTGGCTGCTCCTACTGGAAATTTCTAGAGGGAGTTAAGGCAAAACGGATTCCACACCTGAAAGTTGGAAATCGAATCCTTTGCAGAAGAGAGACACTTGACGCATGGATGGCCTCGCAGGAAACCGCAAGTATTAGTAATGATGATGATAAAGCGGGATATGGTACGTTGAGGAAGTTACGATAG
- the istB gene encoding IS21-like element helper ATPase IstB: MLNDSTVAKLHEMKLSVMAAAFREQLKNANLSDMAFEERFGLLIDAEWAARKNNRLSRLIKNAGFAFNDACIENIEYHDDRKLDKAQIIRLASCNYIQEAHNIIILGATGSGKTYLSNAFGMAASRNFYTVKYVRLPDLLGELAIARGEGTYRKVIKAYKQVKLLILDEWLLFPLKESEARDLLEIVESRYKKASTIFCSQFEIGGWYHKIGEPTLADAISDRIVHDSYTIFIDGKNSMRERKGIANR, from the coding sequence ATGCTAAACGATTCAACCGTAGCCAAGCTTCACGAAATGAAGCTTAGTGTCATGGCTGCAGCATTCCGGGAACAGCTCAAAAACGCAAACTTGTCTGACATGGCTTTTGAAGAACGCTTCGGTCTGCTGATCGATGCCGAATGGGCAGCCCGTAAAAACAATCGGCTGTCGCGCTTGATCAAAAACGCGGGTTTTGCCTTCAATGACGCTTGTATTGAGAACATTGAGTATCATGACGATCGCAAACTCGACAAAGCTCAAATCATCCGCTTGGCTAGCTGTAACTACATCCAAGAAGCCCATAACATCATAATCCTTGGAGCCACGGGTAGCGGAAAAACCTACCTCTCAAATGCTTTTGGCATGGCTGCCAGCCGAAACTTTTACACGGTTAAATATGTACGGCTTCCCGATCTGCTGGGTGAATTGGCCATTGCACGCGGTGAGGGGACATACCGCAAGGTCATCAAAGCTTACAAACAGGTAAAGCTGCTCATTTTGGATGAATGGCTTCTGTTTCCGCTCAAGGAAAGCGAAGCCCGCGATCTGCTTGAGATCGTAGAATCTCGTTACAAAAAAGCTTCTACCATATTCTGTTCCCAGTTTGAGATCGGCGGTTGGTATCATAAAATTGGCGAACCGACACTGGCCGATGCCATTTCAGATCGCATTGTGCATGATTCCTACACCATTTTTATCGACGGTAAAAACTCTATGCGGGAGCGCAAGGGTATTGCCAACAGATAA
- a CDS encoding helix-turn-helix transcriptional regulator has product MSPVKQLRIEKGISRQELANRVLITPRHLGRVESGEYKAIRLLARLAKELGVPVEKLVG; this is encoded by the coding sequence ATGTCGCCAGTTAAGCAGTTACGAATTGAGAAAGGTATAAGCCGGCAAGAACTTGCTAACAGAGTGCTTATTACTCCTCGCCACCTTGGACGTGTTGAAAGTGGTGAGTATAAAGCTATTCGTCTTCTGGCTCGGCTTGCGAAGGAATTAGGTGTGCCGGTTGAAAAGCTCGTTGGATAG
- a CDS encoding GSU2403 family nucleotidyltransferase fold protein: MNEKQEAVFWETIRILDSQGVLPDLILIGSWVEYIYAESNYFSGFQPNIRTIDLDFLIPNIRRPAKKVPLCDVMERHGFMTQQRNDGLIKFSNFEGPLEVEFLVRDMGQGQIEPYTVEGLGIKAAGLRHLDILIQWTTTLFIRLYQLLVPLPEAYVLHKLVINNKRLQGMKQKKDLMSIEELLPFIKSSGQNLAKLKEIYDNGLTRNERALVDTTCKANLIRLFN; the protein is encoded by the coding sequence ATGAACGAAAAACAAGAAGCGGTTTTTTGGGAAACCATTAGGATACTGGATTCACAAGGGGTTTTACCGGATCTAATTTTGATTGGGAGCTGGGTTGAGTATATTTATGCTGAATCTAATTATTTTAGCGGCTTCCAGCCAAACATCCGTACAATTGACCTTGATTTTCTAATCCCAAACATAAGGCGCCCAGCCAAGAAAGTACCATTATGCGATGTAATGGAACGTCATGGTTTTATGACTCAGCAGCGCAATGATGGGCTTATTAAATTTTCAAATTTTGAAGGTCCTCTTGAGGTCGAGTTTTTAGTTCGAGATATGGGCCAGGGCCAGATTGAGCCTTATACCGTAGAAGGGCTTGGAATAAAAGCTGCTGGGCTTCGGCATCTAGATATTTTGATTCAATGGACTACTACTTTATTTATTCGATTGTATCAGCTGCTGGTACCTCTGCCAGAGGCATATGTTTTACATAAATTAGTGATTAATAATAAACGCCTGCAGGGGATGAAACAGAAAAAGGATTTAATGTCTATTGAGGAGTTATTACCTTTTATAAAAAGCTCGGGGCAAAACCTTGCCAAGTTAAAAGAAATATATGATAACGGTTTAACTAGGAATGAACGAGCATTAGTTGATACAACGTGTAAGGCAAACCTTATTAGATTATTTAACTAG
- a CDS encoding helix-turn-helix domain-containing protein has translation MRPTALKLARIKAGLRQNEVSSATGIAITTLSRLENRKARPSLMVLQKLSKVLNTPLDQLAQDYPIKEAQ, from the coding sequence ATGCGTCCAACAGCTTTAAAACTCGCACGGATAAAAGCGGGATTACGGCAGAATGAGGTATCCAGCGCTACAGGGATTGCTATAACGACACTTAGCCGTTTAGAAAATAGGAAGGCAAGACCATCATTGATGGTCCTACAAAAGCTATCGAAAGTGTTAAATACTCCCCTGGACCAACTAGCTCAGGATTACCCGATCAAGGAGGCTCAGTAA
- a CDS encoding tyrosine-type recombinase/integrase yields MAGKGSIEKRGANTWRLIASCGMKGDQQIKKTKTVTVKVSCEQKSCKNCTRIARCQARREAEKLLAEFVLEIEKGLFLESSKLTFSNFVDRWIKDYAESNLAPKTLSSYQDMLRKFILPAFGHLKLEQIKPAHLIEFYANLQEDGIRLDGKQGGLSEKTISYTHRIISSVLQDAVQWQVIASNPASRVKPPKVTKKQTACYDEEQTAALMEAIENEGLKYKVIILLAVFTGLRRGELMGLEWQDIDFNKGTLLVRQASQYLPDKGTFTKAPKNESSVRLMALPASIMTLLKQYKVNQAEERLKVGDLWRGTGVLSNFTELLDSVTSKDVSAAQLLKILRSQDGIIEKWEDNLQAIAVRINNEEIIQELCKFGEKAAPEIAALNTLSDMQLKEFISLWKSKKSSGGRLFVTWDGQPMHPDTISKWFPKFLKRHELPPLPFHGLRHTAATMLINQGLPAKSISGRMGHADIGTTYNIYGHYLKSADKEAADRLEKVYQNMKGNVN; encoded by the coding sequence ATGGCCGGCAAAGGCTCAATTGAAAAACGGGGAGCCAACACCTGGCGGCTTATTGCCAGCTGCGGAATGAAGGGCGATCAACAAATTAAGAAAACGAAAACCGTTACTGTAAAGGTTTCCTGTGAACAAAAATCATGTAAGAATTGCACCCGAATAGCACGCTGCCAGGCGCGGCGGGAAGCAGAAAAGTTGTTGGCTGAATTCGTGCTTGAGATCGAAAAAGGCCTGTTTCTTGAATCCAGCAAGCTTACCTTTTCTAATTTCGTGGATCGCTGGATAAAAGATTATGCTGAATCTAACTTAGCACCAAAAACATTATCAAGCTACCAAGATATGCTCAGGAAATTTATCCTCCCTGCTTTTGGCCATCTAAAACTTGAACAGATTAAGCCTGCACATTTAATAGAATTTTACGCAAACCTACAAGAGGATGGCATAAGGCTTGACGGCAAGCAAGGTGGTCTTTCTGAAAAAACCATATCTTACACACACCGGATTATTTCAAGTGTCCTTCAAGACGCCGTTCAATGGCAAGTTATCGCCTCAAATCCCGCCAGCAGGGTAAAGCCGCCAAAGGTCACAAAGAAACAGACCGCCTGCTATGATGAAGAACAAACAGCTGCTTTGATGGAAGCGATTGAAAATGAAGGATTAAAGTACAAGGTAATAATACTCCTGGCAGTATTTACCGGCCTGCGGCGTGGTGAATTAATGGGCTTGGAATGGCAAGATATAGATTTCAACAAGGGCACGCTACTAGTAAGGCAAGCCAGTCAATACCTTCCCGACAAGGGTACATTCACAAAAGCCCCTAAAAACGAAAGCTCAGTACGGTTAATGGCACTCCCTGCATCGATTATGACTCTACTAAAACAGTACAAGGTAAATCAGGCTGAAGAACGATTAAAGGTGGGAGATTTATGGCGTGGGACAGGAGTACTAAGTAATTTTACTGAATTGCTTGATTCTGTCACGTCTAAAGATGTGTCTGCAGCACAACTTCTCAAAATCCTACGTAGCCAGGACGGAATCATTGAAAAATGGGAAGATAATCTCCAGGCTATAGCTGTCCGGATAAATAACGAAGAGATTATTCAGGAGCTTTGCAAGTTTGGAGAGAAAGCTGCTCCTGAGATAGCCGCCCTAAACACCTTATCCGATATGCAGTTAAAAGAGTTCATATCTTTGTGGAAAAGCAAAAAATCAAGCGGGGGCAGGTTATTTGTAACCTGGGACGGACAACCCATGCACCCGGATACTATCAGTAAATGGTTCCCGAAATTTCTAAAAAGACACGAGCTCCCCCCGCTCCCTTTCCACGGCCTTCGTCATACGGCGGCCACAATGTTGATTAACCAGGGACTGCCAGCCAAAAGTATAAGCGGACGCATGGGTCACGCCGATATAGGAACAACCTATAATATTTATGGCCACTACTTAAAGAGCGCCGATAAGGAAGCAGCAGACCGGCTGGAGAAGGTCTACCAAAACATGAAGGGCAACGTAAATTAA
- a CDS encoding helix-turn-helix domain-containing protein, whose product MQTELNPEQFPALLKVPEAAKLARTGKQTIYNYCHVKGFPCVKLGRNIRIPREAFMRWLDQQAGA is encoded by the coding sequence ATGCAAACAGAGTTGAATCCTGAACAGTTCCCGGCACTATTAAAAGTGCCTGAGGCTGCAAAACTGGCACGAACTGGTAAGCAAACTATTTATAACTATTGTCATGTTAAAGGTTTCCCTTGTGTGAAACTTGGAAGAAATATTCGAATTCCAAGGGAGGCTTTTATGAGGTGGCTCGATCAGCAGGCCGGAGCTTAA
- a CDS encoding helix-turn-helix domain-containing protein has translation MFKTPKSNLHMSVPEVAEILGIGVSRAYQYAKDGLFPVFKLGKRIRVPKKQFYEWYEKQITGGETSATG, from the coding sequence ATGTTTAAAACACCTAAAAGCAACCTCCATATGTCGGTACCTGAAGTAGCAGAAATATTAGGAATTGGAGTAAGTAGGGCTTACCAATATGCAAAGGATGGACTATTCCCAGTATTCAAGTTAGGGAAAAGGATACGGGTGCCAAAAAAACAGTTTTATGAGTGGTATGAAAAACAGATAACCGGGGGAGAGACCTCAGCAACCGGCTAA
- a CDS encoding AAA family ATPase encodes MTYEDFLSKLQGVRGKTALCPAHDDKQRSLSHSVKDGKILLHCHAGCSVEDIVTALGLKVSDLFLDEPARKSTMDIVEEYNYKDTKGNLAYQVVRLSPKSFRQRRPKGRGGWLWNMQGVKPLPYRLPELLAALERGETVFIVEGEKDVDNLLVKGLVATTNHGGAGKWNEAHSEYFPSGSEVVILPDNDEPGREHAHKVAIQLVGRGCHVKLVELPDLPEKGDVSDWLGSGGTKEELLVLVERTQEFRLQESGQEKDNLPIGYTAQGIMETEFPEPRWLIPGLLCEGLSLLCGRPKMGKSWLCLAIASAVAAGGWALGCKKVERSEVLYLALEDTPRRLKGRLEKILQNGQAPVGFHIFTEWKKLDQGGLELLDKWLTVHPNCKLVVIDTFGKIRGKISSSGSIYQEDYGALDGLKRLADSYGVSVLLVHHLRKMGSDDPLETISGSTGISGAADGILILKRERGASGASLYITGRDVEEQELALNFDQTIGTWAILGDAAEYRLSQERRDILEVLRKAKEAMSPKEIAEVVGRKGPNVRKTIEALLDEGLINKVGYGKYYISQQGFSNKENNEFSLHSVHTLHSHHTGNSVHTNENEGSVNECDASVNGSVNAEIQQRRGKLASVNSVNGVSRDNLESILNEFAGQEVDLNDFPL; translated from the coding sequence ATGACCTACGAAGATTTTCTATCTAAACTTCAAGGCGTCCGCGGCAAAACAGCACTTTGCCCGGCTCATGATGATAAGCAGCGTAGTCTTTCGCATAGCGTTAAAGACGGAAAAATTCTTTTACATTGTCATGCTGGATGCAGTGTCGAAGATATTGTTACTGCTCTGGGGCTTAAAGTTAGCGATCTGTTTTTAGATGAGCCGGCGAGGAAATCAACGATGGATATTGTAGAAGAGTACAACTACAAAGACACTAAAGGTAATTTGGCTTACCAGGTTGTTCGGCTGAGCCCGAAAAGCTTCCGGCAACGGCGGCCTAAAGGTCGGGGCGGGTGGTTATGGAATATGCAAGGTGTGAAACCGCTCCCTTATCGATTACCGGAACTACTGGCGGCCTTGGAGCGGGGAGAAACGGTTTTTATCGTTGAAGGCGAGAAAGACGTTGATAATCTGTTAGTCAAGGGATTGGTCGCAACCACGAACCATGGGGGCGCAGGTAAGTGGAATGAAGCTCATAGTGAGTATTTTCCCTCTGGCTCTGAAGTGGTGATCCTTCCGGACAACGATGAACCGGGCCGGGAACATGCCCATAAGGTTGCTATTCAATTAGTTGGCAGGGGTTGCCATGTGAAGCTCGTTGAATTACCCGATTTACCGGAAAAAGGCGATGTCTCAGATTGGTTAGGTTCCGGGGGTACTAAGGAAGAATTGCTGGTATTGGTAGAACGGACACAGGAATTTAGACTGCAAGAGTCCGGGCAGGAGAAGGACAACCTTCCTATTGGCTATACTGCTCAAGGGATCATGGAGACGGAGTTTCCAGAGCCACGATGGTTGATACCTGGGCTACTCTGTGAAGGATTAAGCCTTCTATGCGGCCGGCCAAAAATGGGCAAATCATGGTTATGCTTAGCCATTGCCTCCGCTGTTGCAGCTGGAGGGTGGGCACTGGGTTGTAAAAAGGTTGAACGTTCTGAGGTATTATATCTTGCTTTGGAGGATACACCAAGGCGACTTAAAGGGCGATTGGAGAAGATCCTGCAGAATGGACAAGCACCGGTAGGATTCCATATTTTCACCGAGTGGAAGAAACTTGATCAGGGTGGTCTGGAACTGCTGGATAAATGGCTGACAGTACACCCTAACTGTAAGCTGGTGGTGATTGATACCTTTGGCAAGATACGAGGGAAAATTAGTTCAAGCGGGTCTATATACCAGGAGGACTATGGTGCATTGGATGGCCTGAAGCGTCTTGCAGATAGTTACGGGGTTAGTGTGTTACTTGTTCACCACCTTCGCAAGATGGGAAGCGATGATCCTCTTGAGACTATTAGCGGCAGTACCGGCATAAGCGGCGCTGCTGACGGCATCCTCATATTAAAGCGGGAACGAGGAGCATCAGGGGCGAGCCTTTATATCACGGGTCGTGATGTTGAGGAACAGGAGTTAGCTTTGAATTTTGACCAGACAATAGGTACATGGGCCATTTTAGGTGATGCGGCAGAATACCGTTTGAGCCAAGAGCGCAGAGATATATTAGAGGTTTTAAGAAAAGCTAAGGAAGCCATGTCGCCAAAAGAAATCGCTGAAGTAGTTGGGCGCAAAGGCCCTAACGTTAGAAAAACTATTGAAGCTCTATTAGATGAAGGTTTAATTAATAAAGTTGGTTACGGTAAGTATTACATATCTCAACAAGGATTTAGTAATAAAGAAAATAATGAGTTTTCTCTTCACAGTGTTCACACTCTTCACAGCCATCACACTGGTAACAGTGTTCACACTAACGAAAATGAAGGAAGTGTGAACGAGTGTGATGCAAGTGTGAACGGAAGTGTGAACGCAGAAATCCAGCAACGGCGCGGAAAACTGGCAAGTGTGAACAGTGTGAACGGTGTGAGCAGAGATAATCTAGAAAGTATTTTGAATGAATTTGCCGGCCAGGAGGTGGATCTAAATGACTTCCCGCTCTGA
- the istA gene encoding IS21 family transposase: MTSYKEILRLHSLGINNSRIASGCGCSRTTVINVLQRAKDQGLSWQTVAEMSDKELSQRLFSSESAKPAYKMPNYDYIHREMAKSGVTLTLLWLEYCDQCRESGQVPYKSTQFNKYYADYVKSTKATMHIHRKPGEIMEVDSAGQTARIIDTDTGEIIQAYVFVAALPYSGYAYVEAFLSQNQESWITAHINAYRFFGGITRIMVPDNLKTGVEKVTKGEAVINKTYQEMAEHYGTAVIPCRVRAPKDKPTVEGSVGIISTWILAALRNQQFLSLRELNAAIREKLMVFLEKPFQKKNGSRATLFDEEKPFLLPLPLKPFELATWKIATVQYNYHISVETQKYSVPFEYIKQKVDVRITRNVIEVFFQGNRICSHPRLYGRSNQYSTLEAHMPPDHQKYVSWNGDRFKSWAAKIGENTSAVINLFLGSHKVEQQGYKACMALLKLADKYSVERLESACTKALSYTVQPSLKSVQAILKSGQDKLPKETPGHSSSEFGLTRGADYYSRRDGKC; the protein is encoded by the coding sequence ATGACCAGTTACAAAGAGATTCTGCGGCTACATAGCCTCGGAATCAACAACAGCCGCATTGCGTCTGGATGCGGATGCTCTCGAACCACGGTTATTAACGTGCTTCAAAGAGCAAAGGATCAAGGGCTAAGTTGGCAGACAGTGGCCGAAATGTCCGACAAGGAGTTGTCACAGCGCCTTTTTTCTTCGGAGAGCGCTAAGCCCGCGTACAAAATGCCGAATTACGACTACATCCATCGTGAGATGGCGAAAAGCGGTGTGACCTTAACTCTGTTATGGCTTGAATACTGCGACCAGTGTCGCGAATCCGGGCAAGTACCGTACAAGTCGACCCAGTTCAACAAATATTACGCTGACTATGTGAAAAGCACCAAGGCAACCATGCACATTCACCGTAAGCCTGGGGAAATCATGGAGGTAGACTCGGCGGGACAAACCGCCAGGATCATCGACACAGACACGGGAGAGATTATCCAAGCCTATGTGTTTGTGGCTGCCCTGCCATACAGCGGCTATGCCTATGTGGAAGCCTTCCTTTCACAAAATCAGGAGAGCTGGATTACCGCCCATATCAACGCCTATCGCTTCTTCGGTGGAATCACTCGCATTATGGTACCGGACAACTTAAAAACCGGCGTGGAGAAGGTGACGAAAGGCGAAGCAGTTATTAACAAGACCTATCAGGAGATGGCTGAACATTATGGTACAGCGGTTATTCCATGCAGAGTTAGGGCTCCCAAAGATAAACCCACGGTAGAAGGATCGGTCGGCATCATCTCAACATGGATACTCGCTGCTCTGCGTAATCAGCAGTTTTTATCGTTACGAGAGCTGAATGCTGCCATTCGGGAAAAGCTAATGGTTTTTCTAGAGAAACCTTTTCAGAAGAAGAACGGGAGCAGAGCCACCTTGTTCGATGAGGAAAAACCCTTCTTGCTGCCGTTGCCCTTAAAGCCATTTGAATTGGCGACCTGGAAGATTGCCACTGTTCAATACAATTACCATATCAGTGTGGAGACCCAGAAGTATTCGGTGCCGTTTGAATACATCAAGCAGAAAGTTGATGTCAGGATTACCCGCAATGTGATTGAGGTCTTCTTCCAAGGCAATCGCATTTGTTCTCATCCCCGGCTCTATGGTAGGAGCAATCAATACAGCACCCTGGAAGCCCATATGCCACCAGATCATCAAAAATATGTGTCTTGGAACGGCGACCGCTTTAAATCCTGGGCAGCCAAAATCGGTGAGAATACAAGCGCTGTCATTAACCTGTTTTTAGGAAGTCACAAAGTCGAGCAGCAGGGCTACAAGGCTTGTATGGCTCTTTTGAAACTGGCCGACAAATATTCGGTGGAGCGCCTTGAATCGGCCTGCACCAAAGCATTGTCCTACACTGTACAGCCTAGCTTGAAGAGCGTTCAGGCCATCTTAAAATCCGGTCAGGACAAGCTGCCGAAAGAAACCCCGGGCCATTCCTCCTCTGAGTTTGGACTCACACGAGGAGCCGATTACTACAGCAGGAGGGATGGAAAATGCTAA
- a CDS encoding transporter suffix domain-containing protein, whose protein sequence is MPDQKHQEANKSLLKKIGIALVILSCVLYGGLFIVPFIPCSVATKAIISTSLVISGEASFWIGGIILGKELVSKFRYYFNPMNWFKKKGS, encoded by the coding sequence TTGCCGGATCAAAAACACCAGGAAGCCAATAAATCATTACTAAAAAAAATAGGCATTGCCCTTGTTATTCTCTCATGTGTCCTATACGGAGGACTTTTTATTGTTCCATTTATTCCTTGTTCTGTGGCAACAAAAGCAATCATCTCAACCTCGCTGGTGATTTCCGGCGAAGCATCATTTTGGATAGGTGGAATTATTCTTGGCAAAGAGTTGGTTTCCAAATTTAGATACTATTTTAATCCTATGAACTGGTTTAAGAAAAAGGGCAGCTAA
- a CDS encoding leucine-rich repeat protein yields MLVYLAGAISWYIRNNKFNECLKWRISLTEKLNMLDVKCFNACTNLKQNMLYTNLSNLKQNVFYLSESDIIIVNTDHILESPGTIFELTYCYLKQKPVIGLGINENINSSFHLSSCIDQYLKDEDEVVEYIKSLYHLEIK; encoded by the coding sequence ATGTTAGTATATCTTGCGGGTGCAATTAGTTGGTATATAAGAAATAATAAATTTAATGAGTGTTTAAAGTGGAGAATAAGCTTAACCGAGAAGTTGAATATGCTGGATGTTAAATGTTTTAATGCTTGCACAAATCTTAAACAAAACATGTTGTATACTAATTTGTCTAATCTTAAACAAAACGTATTCTACTTAAGCGAATCAGATATAATCATAGTTAATACAGATCACATATTGGAATCACCAGGAACTATTTTTGAACTGACATATTGTTATTTAAAACAGAAGCCTGTAATCGGGCTTGGCATTAATGAAAATATTAATAGTTCATTTCACCTTTCATCGTGTATAGATCAATATTTGAAAGATGAGGATGAAGTTGTGGAATACATTAAAAGTCTATATCATTTAGAAATAAAATAA